In Zingiber officinale cultivar Zhangliang chromosome 8B, Zo_v1.1, whole genome shotgun sequence, a single genomic region encodes these proteins:
- the LOC122013662 gene encoding uncharacterized protein LOC122013662, protein MDRARISLLAKSVKDCITLFHGGVDPWVARSWLKNLEGTFGYMKCTDEEKVELATYHLRDQAVTWRDMQKTIFGEQHITWPMYREAFERQYFSITFCLAHRQEFLNLKQDDRSVMEYNAEFSRLAEFCPHLVAQDYDRMHQFT, encoded by the coding sequence ATGGATAGAGCCCGAATATCTTTGTTGGCGAAGTCTGTAAAAGATTGTATTACTCTATTCCATGGTGGCGTTGATCCTTGGGTGGCTCGTAGCTGGTTAAAGAACTTGGAGGGTACATTTGGGTACATGAAGTGTACAGATGAAGAGAAGGTGGAGTTGGCTACATATCATCTTCGGGATCAGGCCGTCACTTGGAGGGACATGCAAAAGACGATCTTTGGGGAACAACACATCACGTGGCCGATGTACCGAGAGGCGTTTGAGAGGCAGTATTTTTCGATTACATTTTGTCTAGCTCACCGTCAAGAGTTTCTAAACCTCAAGCAGGACGACCGTtctgtgatggagtataatgcggAATTCAGTAGATTGGCTGAATTTTGTCCTCATCTGGTGGCTCAGGATTATGATCGGATGCATCAGTTTACTTAG